The following are encoded in a window of Trichocoleus sp. genomic DNA:
- a CDS encoding O-antigen ligase family protein: protein MIDRPTPHAKVALFQRIFRVSFASLSYLYVISMAGIAAVMVYLMVHFKRSALDPLTRNALLFLSGALVLSCLFAFDRGEAFLQLVHFLPFFLLFSLLPYLMQGAERMERLAIDLVIATIPLNFLAAIEAMLKSNLIPRTLQRVPIVRWVRSTPHAGRAMLMFNHPNSLSVYLLMVLGLGLGVLFCQTIRHPGQPMRRPSLRTVLLYIGTYLTLLGIFSTGSRNGLLLAIVLVLLFSLLNRSNRIVLGSGLVSLAGLVFGAIWLGVGGRSISLSWVNDARWRVWQIALDLIRERPWLGWGLGNYKFLYVDRLLARYPECQAERLAKVVPVECANVTHAHNFWLLLGAETGIFIAIGFTLFIGYLCFRGVKALYANQLKPGDRAILVGYLFAFGSCTLFALFDVAYYDVRVNVMTWILLGGIYTLSQSPISGATSESPSLPKSF, encoded by the coding sequence ATGATCGATCGCCCGACTCCTCACGCCAAAGTAGCGTTATTTCAGCGCATTTTCCGGGTATCGTTTGCCAGCTTGTCTTATCTCTATGTCATCAGCATGGCAGGAATTGCTGCTGTCATGGTTTACCTGATGGTTCACTTCAAGCGATCGGCGCTTGATCCTTTGACTCGCAATGCGTTGCTATTTCTGAGTGGGGCACTGGTGCTAAGTTGCCTGTTTGCCTTCGATCGCGGCGAGGCTTTCTTGCAACTGGTGCATTTCCTGCCATTTTTTTTGCTGTTCTCGCTGTTGCCTTATCTCATGCAGGGAGCGGAGCGAATGGAGCGGCTGGCGATCGATTTAGTCATTGCCACAATTCCGCTCAATTTCCTGGCTGCTATTGAGGCAATGCTGAAATCAAACCTGATTCCTCGTACTTTGCAACGAGTGCCGATCGTCCGTTGGGTGCGCTCAACGCCTCATGCTGGACGCGCCATGCTAATGTTCAACCATCCTAACTCTCTGTCAGTCTATTTGCTGATGGTGCTGGGGTTGGGGCTGGGCGTGCTGTTCTGCCAGACGATTCGCCATCCAGGGCAGCCAATGAGACGTCCCTCGCTGAGAACGGTTCTGCTGTATATCGGCACCTACCTGACGCTGCTGGGTATCTTTAGCACTGGATCGCGGAATGGCTTGCTGCTGGCGATCGTTTTGGTGCTGCTGTTTAGCTTGCTGAATCGATCCAATCGGATTGTGCTTGGGTCTGGGTTGGTTAGTTTAGCGGGGCTGGTATTTGGAGCAATTTGGCTGGGGGTGGGCGGACGATCGATTTCCCTTTCCTGGGTGAATGATGCCCGCTGGCGGGTTTGGCAAATTGCCCTGGATTTGATACGAGAGCGTCCCTGGCTGGGGTGGGGGTTAGGAAACTACAAGTTCCTTTATGTCGATCGGTTGTTAGCCAGGTATCCCGAATGTCAGGCGGAGCGGCTGGCAAAAGTCGTGCCTGTTGAATGTGCGAATGTCACTCATGCCCATAATTTTTGGCTGTTGTTAGGCGCAGAAACCGGAATCTTCATTGCGATCGGCTTCACGCTGTTCATCGGCTATCTTTGCTTTCGAGGCGTCAAAGCACTTTATGCCAACCAATTAAAACCGGGCGATCGGGCGATTTTAGTAGGATATCTCTTCGCCTTTGGCAGTTGTACCTTGTTTGCCCTGTTTGATGTCGCTTATTACGATGTCCGAGTTAATGTCATGACCTGGATTTTGCTCGGTGGCATCTACACCCTGTCTCAGTCGCCGATTTCAGGGGCAACTAGCGAGTCTCCTTCGCTGCCAAAATCGTTTTAA